ATAAGGTTTTCATACTCTTCTGTACGAGCGTTAAAACCAAAATCATCTTTTCCTTCTTTCACTTTTTGTACGATGATTGAACTTTCTAGTCCGGCATTGGCAACAATCTGCCTTAGCGGTTCTTCCAAAGCTCTTTTGATGATTTGAATACCGGTAGTCTCGTCATCGTTTGTGCCTACTAATTTCTCAAGGGCAGCAATAGCGCGTATAAAAGAAGTTCCTCCACCGGGCACAATACCTTCTTCCACAGCAGCACGTGTTGCATGAAGGGCATCATCTACACGGTCTTTTTTCTCTTTCATTTCAACTTCAGAAGCAGCGCCAATATAAAGAACAGCCACACCACCGGCAAGTTTTGCAAGTCTTTCCTGCAATTTCTCGCGGTCATAATCACTGGTAGTTGCTTCTATCTGGGCTTTAATTTGTTTTACTCTGCCTACGATATTTTCTTTAGTACCACCACCGTTTACGATAGTTGTATGTTCTTTGTCAATTGTGATTTTTTCTGCTTTACCAAGGTCGGCAAGAGAGGCATCTTCAAGTTTTCTACCTTGTTCTTCGCTGATAACAGTACCTCCGGTAAGTATAGCAATATCTTGTAGCATTTCTTTTCTACGGTCACCAAAACCGGGTGCTTTTACAGCAGCAATTTTCAAAGAACCTCTGATTTTGTTTACCACCAATGTAGCAAGGGCTTCACCTTCTACTTCTTCGGAGATAATTACAAGAGGTTTACCTGTTTGAACAACCTTTTCCAATACGGGCAGTAGGTCTTTCATGCTGGAGATTTTCTTGTCATAAATCAATATGAGGGCGTCTTCAAGTTCTGCTTCCATTTTGTCTGTATTGGTAACAAAGTATGGAGACAAATAACCTCTGTCAAATTGCATTCCTTCAACAATATCAACGGTTGTATCAGTTCCTTTTGCTTCTTCAACAGTGATAACACCATCTTTACCTACTTTTTGCATTGCTTCTGCAATCAAAGTCCCGATTTCGTGGTCGTTGTTAGCAGAAATTGTTGCGACTTGTTTGATTTTGTTATTGTCATCACCCACTTCTTTGGACATTCTTTTAAGTTCAGCCACAACGGCAGCAACGGCTTGGTCGATTCCTCTTTTTACATCAATCGGATTGGCACCTGCAGCCACATTTTTCAAACCTGTTGTAACAATAGCTTGGGCTAAAACAGTTGCTGTTGTAGTACCATCACCCGCTAAATCAGCGGTTTTACTTGCTACTTCCTTGAGCATTTGAGCGCCCATATTTTGAGCAGGGTCTTTGAGTTCTATTTCTTTTGCAACAGTTACTCCGTCTTTGGTGATCTGAGGAGAACCAAATTTTTTATCAATCACTACATTGCGACCTTTGGGTCCAAGGGTTACTTTGACAGCGTTTGCAAGTTCGTCCACCCCTTTTTTGAGGCTGTCTCTTGCATCTATGTTAAATTTAATTTCTTTTGCCATGATTTTACTATGTTTTAATTTTTAAAATTTTATATGATTTAGATAATGGCAAGAATATCAGACTCTCTCATAATAAGATAATCCTTTCCTTCAAGTGAAATGTCTGTTCCTGAATATTTTCCATAAAGCACTGTATCACCTGATTTTACAGTAAGGGGCTCATCTTTTTTGCCATTTCCAACAGCAACCACAATACCACGTTGTGGTTTTTCTTTTGCTGTGTCGGGAATATAAATTCCGCTTGTTGTTTTTTCTTCTGCTGCTGCAGGTTCTACGAGAACTCTGTCTGCAAGTGGTTTAATATTAACTGCCATAATTCTTAGATAATTAATTACTTTCTTTGTCCGCTCTTTTCCCAAAGCTATGCCAAAGAGATTGTTGTCAGTAAATCTGACATTTTAGGTGCGGATTCCTAAACTATTGAGTGCCAAAATGACTTATATCTAAGCATATTCAAGTATAATCTCAATCATTAGACAAAATACTTTTTTCATAATCAGCAATAAAGTAGAAAAATAGTGCACAACCCAAATAGTGATAAACCTATTTTTGCGGCTCAAATGACAATATCTAAAAACAAAGCTATCTTACTTCTCGAGGATGGAACTTTTTTCAAAGGTTATGCAGTAGGGAAAATTGGTACAACAACAGGTGAAATATGCTTTAGTACAGGATTAACAGGTTATCAAGAACTCTATACCGACCCGTCTTTTTTTGGTCAAATATTGGTGCAAACCTTCGTTCATATTGGAAATTATGGCGTGAAGAATGACGAAGTGGAATCTGACAATATTCAGATAGCGGGATTAGTTTGCAAAAGTTTTGCAAGTCATTATTCCCGCAGAATGGCAGACAAAAGCTTACAGGATTATTTTATAGAACACGGTATTACAGGAATTGAAGGGGTTGATACTCGTGCTATTGTACAACACATCAGACAAAAAGGCGCTATGAATGCAATCATTTCTTCGGAAATTTTGGATATCAATGAGTTGAAAGCAAAATTGGCGCAAGTTCCTTCGATGGCAGGACTCGAACTTTCTTCAAAAGTAACTACACAAAAGAGTTATACGCTCGGAAATGAATCTGCTCCTTTGAGAGTGGCTGTACTTGATTACGGGGTTAAGAAGAATATTCTGAGAAACATAGTGAATAGAGGTGTGTTTTGCGGTGTATTTCCTGCAAAAACATCATTTGAGGAAATTTTAAAATTCAAACCTGACGGAGTGATGCTACCCAACGGACCTGGTGACCCCGGCACCATGGATTATGCCATCAAAACTGTCAAGCAAATTATGGATGCTAATATCCCAACCTTTGGAATCTGTATGGGGAATCAGCTTTTAGGGCAGGCTTATGGGCTAAAAACATACAAAATGAACAATGGACACAGAGGCTTAAACCATCCTGTCAAAAACACCCAAAATGGTATTTGTGAAATCACAGTTCAAAATCACGGTTTTGCATTAAAAAATGAGCCTAATGATATGATTGAAGTTACACATATCAACCTTAATGATAACACAATAGAAGGAATCAAAATCAAGGGCAAACCTGCATTTTCAGTACAATATCACCCTGAATCAGCACCGGGTCCTCATGATTCTCACTACCTTTTCGATGATTTTATTTCATTAATGAACGCTAACAAAAAATAAATATGAGCCAAATAGTTGACATTATTGCCAGACAAATCCTTGACTCTCGTGGTAACCCTACGATTGAAGCCGATGTAATAACCGAAGATGGTTGTATGGGACGCGCAGCCGTTCCCTCAGGTGCTTCAACAGGGATGCACGAAGCAATGGAACTCCGCGACAAAGACCCATCCCAATATATGGGCAAAGGTGTGTTGCATGCTGTTAAAAATGTGGAAGACAAAATTGCGGGAGCACTTGTGGGCATGGAAGTACAAGAACAAAGAGAGCTGGATCAGGTGATGATTGACTTGGACGGTTCTGAGAATAAATCAATACTAGGAGCCAATGCAATCTTGGCAGTTTCTCTTGCTTCAGCCAAAGCTGCAGCTCAGGAAGTGAACTTACCCTTATACCGATATTTAGGAGGTGTGAATGCCTGCACCCTGCCCGTGCCTATGATGAACATTCTCAATGGAGGTTCGCACGCAGACAATTCCATAGATTTTCAGGAGTTTATGATTATGCCCTTTGGAGCAGATACCTTTAGCGATGCACTCAGAATGGGAGTAGAAGTGTTTCACAATCTGAAATCCGTGCTTAAAGAAAATGGCTACTCAACCAATGTAGGCGATGAGGGCGGTTTTGCACCTAATATTAAATCAAACGAGGAGGCAATAGAAACCGTTTTGAAAGCTATAGAGAAAGCAGGTTATACCCCCGGAGAAGATATATTCATTGCGATGGATGCTGCATCTTCTGAATTTTATATTGAGGAAGAAGGTGTGTATCATTTCAAAAAATCTACCGGACACAAACTCTCCAGCGATGAGATGGTTGGGTTTTGGAGCGATTGGATAAACAAATATCCTATTATATCCATAGAAGACGGGTTGTGGGAAGATGATTGGACGGGTTGGAGTAAACTCACACAGGCTATTGGCAAAAGAGTTCAACTTGTGGGTGATGATTTGTTTGTTACCAATGTAAAAAGATTACAGGAAGGCATTGACCGCAATATTGCCAATTCAATTCTGGTCAAAGTCAACCAGATTGGCTCTTTGACCGAAACAATTGATGCCATTAGCCTTGCCACAAGACACAGTTATACCAACATCATTAGCCATCGAAGCGGAGAAACCGAAGATTCTTTTATTGCTGACCTTGCCGTTGCCATGAATTCCGGACAGATAAAAACCGGCTCGGCTTCCCGAAGTGACAGAATGGCTAAATACAACCAACTACTCCGTATTGAACAAGAATTAGGCACACAAGCTTATTTTCCGGGCAAGAAATTCAGATTCTTAAAATAAATTAACGGGTTTGAGTTGGTTCGGACTCAGCTCAATAATGTTTAAAATTTCTGTCTTTGACACGTTGAATCAAATTGTTAATCACTCTGTTCATCTCTTCTGACCACTTGGTTTTGTAGAGCACCCAGACAAACATCCCCCCCGCAATGAAAGTTCTCAAACTTGCGTCAAGCCAAGCATTGTCAATGGTTGGCAATACGTAGTTTAGTCCCAAAACAGCGATCACTAGCAGGCTGGTTTTGAGTTGTGTTAAGGTAAAAGAATGTATGCCCAATCGAGTGTATAGTGTAACTCCAATGATAATCTGTTGAATGATAATGGTAGTAGCAGTAGCAACAGCAGCCCCGTTTATGCCATAGAGTGGAATAAGCCACAGATTGAGAAATATCCCTATAATCATAGTACCTATTGTCATCAAAAACATTACATAATAATAGCGTGAATACAACAGAATGATTTGCCCCATGCTGGTCAACAATTCTACTGCTTTGGAAATTGCCAATATGATAATAACCGTACTCCCTGTATTAAACTGATCGCCATTAGGCATGATTTTATAAAGATTATTTATATTGATTAAGATACAAAGCAATAAAAAAACTGCGGCTATATACAACACGGTTGATGTCTTTTTGTATATAAGCTCTACGGCTGCATAGTTGCTATCTTTTAACTGTTCAGAAATTCTACCGGAGAGGATTTGAGCCAAAGACCTGCGTGGAATTTCGATGACGGTTGACATATAAAATGCAATCACATAAACACCCGTAAACCCAAGCCCCATCTTGGCACTAATCATAATCATATCAATCTTGGTCAATAGGACTCCGCTGATACTACCGATGGTAATAAGCGCAGTATATTTGAAAAAATCCTTGACCATCGGTTTGTTTTGTCTAATAAAATCAAAGTCAGGCCTCAGGTGAATCTTGCGTAAACTTGAAGAATATATAAATATCAACACCAAAGGCACAAAATAGGAGATTACCAATAACCACACAGACTGATTAAAACTAAGCCAACCGAAGTAATAGGTGAGAAAGGCAACCGCATTCAATATTCGCATCAAAACTTCTTTGATAAATTTGGGGACTACAATCCTCCCCTCAATCGAAGCAGTAACCTCAAAAACAGTAGAGAATACCTGCGAAAAAACAAGAGGCAACAACAAGAGATAATACTCTAAAAATTCAGCTGCTTTGGCACTAAAATACGCAATAATCCAGCCTTTGGTTACGACCGTGATCAGACAAACCACTAGGAAACCTACTAAGGGCACAAGTGCAGCCCAGAAATCAAATCCATGCATTCTTCCTTTGGGGTCATCTTTAAAATGATGGAAATACCGATACATAGAACTATAAATGCCGAGTGACGAAAAACCCACAAGCATATCCGTGTTTTCTGTCAGCATTTTGATTAGACCAATCTGCTCTCCTGTAAAAATCAAGGGCATGAGGATGACAAGATTCAGAAAACCAAATGCTACACCGATATAGTTTGTGATTGATGCTTTAAATGTCTGCCTGATTACAACCCCCATAACAAGAAGACGCAAAGGTATTTCTTTGCGCTTATTTTAATAATTTCTTATTTCTACACGATTCCTTGTATTTTTCCTTTTCTTTGCTGATTCAAAATTATTTACAACAAAATAATGCTACGAGGTTTTATTGTGTTTTTCTTTGGTGGGCTTCCGAAAGCATTGATAGATACGCAATATAGAAAACTGTTCTTTTTGGGACTCAAACTCTTGTTAATTCCCGGAAATAAATTCAGGGTTGATGGAAACCAATTCATCATCAATGATAAATTGGGGTTCTTTTGGCAATTTTATGAAATTTTCTATAGAGAACATTACCTTTTTAATGAAGGTAAGCAATTGCCCCAAGTGATTTTGGATTGTGGCGCCAACATTGGTTTAAGTGCATTTTGGTTTGTAAAAAACTTTCCAAACGCTCAGGTTCATTGTTTTGAACCGGATTCACAAGTATTTGACAAATTAAGACACAACCTTGCTTCTTTTTCCAATTCACAGCTCACACTTTACAATGAAGCAGTTTATATCAAAGACGATACGCTTAATTTTATTGCAGACGGTAGGGACGGAGGCATGCTCAAAGAGGATAGTTCTCACGAGCAAACGGTTAAAGTCAAAGCCATTGACTTTAAAAAATTCCTTAATTCCTTTGATTGTATTGATATGTTGAAAATAGATATTGAAGGTGCAGAGGAACAATTAATTCCCCATATAAAGGATGAACTGCATAAAGTTCAAAATATCTTTATTGAATACCATCAAAGAGAAGTAAACGGTGCATTTCTTTCCGACATTTTAAAGATTTTAGAAGAACAGGGGTTCCATTATCATATTGAAGTTCCGGTAAAAGTCAAACATCCCATGACTAATAAGAGAATCATTAATGGCTGTTATTTACAGGTAAATATCTTTGCATCCAAGGTATAATGAAAGTCTTGCATATCAACACCAACATGGGCGGAGGAGCCGGAGCAGCCGCTATTAGGATTCACAAAGCTTTGTACGAATCGGGGGTTGACAGCCATATTTTGTTTTTGAAAGGCAAACCACCCAAGCACTTGCCAAATGCCCATACATTGCAAGACTTCATGCCGTCTCTGTTTGTTTCTTTCTTGGACAAACTCAATAGAATATTAAATTATCGTTTCCAACTTGGCAGACAAAAGTGTTTTTTCAATTCTCCACGCTCTTTGTTTAGGTTACACAAACTCAAATTTGTACAAGGGTTTGACATCATTCAACTTCATTGGGTAGTTAAATTTGTGGACATTCCGAGTTTCTTTAATAAAATAAACAAACCCGTTGTTTGGACTATGCACGACATGAATCCTTTTTCCGGTGGGTTGCACTACACAACTGATTTTCCGGAACAAGACTATCAGAAATTGGAAAACAAGTTTCGTCAAATCAAAGCCAAGTCTTATTTACACACAAAGATAGCCTTAGTCAGTCCTTCTGTTTGGTTAATGGACGAAGCCAAAAAATCAGGAACATTCCCCGGGGACACTCTCTTTGTCAATATCAAAAACCCTATCAACCTATATAAATACACCCCTTCTGAAAACAATGAACCTGAACCAAACGTATTATTTGTTGCCGAAAAATCGAGTGACAAACGCAAAGGAGTGGGTTATCTATATAGTGCAATATCACTATTGGGCAAAGACACGTTTCATTATGTGGTCATAGGCAATCCCGACAAAAATTGCCCCTCTTTTGTACAACAGTTGGGTTTTGTCAGATCAAAAACCGAAATGATTCACAGATACCGAACTGCAAGCGTTTTTGTGATTACATCTGTTGAAGACAACCTGCCGAATACGGTAGTGGAAGCAATGGCTTGCGGTGTGCCGGTGGTAGGATTTGATACGGGCGGAATCAAGGATATGATAATGCATAAAAAGAACGGGTATTTAGTGCCGGTAAAGGATTTTAAGGAACTGGCAGAAGGCATTCGATATGTACTTGAAAACCGTGTAACATTGTCACAATCTGCAAGAGAATTTGCCGAACAAAATTTCTCCTATGCTTTGATTGCGCAACAATACAAAGATGTTTACAAACTAATGATAAGAGGGCTGTAACTAAACAAGTTGCTCAATACTCTTTCTCTGTATATTTGAACCCCAAATAAACCCCACCCTAATATGAATAATTTTTTTCAGAAAAATAAGCTGCATTTTATAGCTATTGCGTCTTTTCTGTTGGTATCATATATTTATTTTCTTCCCACTTTCAACGGAAAAACCTATAAAATGGAAGACGTACGTCAGTCTAAATTAAGTATGACCGAAGGCATAGAATATTATGAAAAGGAAGGCAATGCTGTAGGTTGGACAAATCAGATTTTCAGTGGGATGCCGGCAGATTTGGTTTATTTAGGTCCTGCCGCTAATTTTTATGAACAAACTTCCTATCTGTTTTTTGCTCAAAAAG
This genomic interval from Bacteroidota bacterium contains the following:
- the groL gene encoding chaperonin GroEL (60 kDa chaperone family; promotes refolding of misfolded polypeptides especially under stressful conditions; forms two stacked rings of heptamers to form a barrel-shaped 14mer; ends can be capped by GroES; misfolded proteins enter the barrel where they are refolded when GroES binds), translating into MAKEIKFNIDARDSLKKGVDELANAVKVTLGPKGRNVVIDKKFGSPQITKDGVTVAKEIELKDPAQNMGAQMLKEVASKTADLAGDGTTTATVLAQAIVTTGLKNVAAGANPIDVKRGIDQAVAAVVAELKRMSKEVGDDNNKIKQVATISANNDHEIGTLIAEAMQKVGKDGVITVEEAKGTDTTVDIVEGMQFDRGYLSPYFVTNTDKMEAELEDALILIYDKKISSMKDLLPVLEKVVQTGKPLVIISEEVEGEALATLVVNKIRGSLKIAAVKAPGFGDRRKEMLQDIAILTGGTVISEEQGRKLEDASLADLGKAEKITIDKEHTTIVNGGGTKENIVGRVKQIKAQIEATTSDYDREKLQERLAKLAGGVAVLYIGAASEVEMKEKKDRVDDALHATRAAVEEGIVPGGGTSFIRAIAALEKLVGTNDDETTGIQIIKRALEEPLRQIVANAGLESSIIVQKVKEGKDDFGFNARTEEYENLIKSGVIDPTKVSRVALENAASVASMILTTECALVEAVDENAAAAAPMGGGMPGMGGMGY
- a CDS encoding co-chaperone GroES, whose protein sequence is MAVNIKPLADRVLVEPAAAEEKTTSGIYIPDTAKEKPQRGIVVAVGNGKKDEPLTVKSGDTVLYGKYSGTDISLEGKDYLIMRESDILAII
- the carA gene encoding glutamine-hydrolyzing carbamoyl-phosphate synthase small subunit, producing the protein MTISKNKAILLLEDGTFFKGYAVGKIGTTTGEICFSTGLTGYQELYTDPSFFGQILVQTFVHIGNYGVKNDEVESDNIQIAGLVCKSFASHYSRRMADKSLQDYFIEHGITGIEGVDTRAIVQHIRQKGAMNAIISSEILDINELKAKLAQVPSMAGLELSSKVTTQKSYTLGNESAPLRVAVLDYGVKKNILRNIVNRGVFCGVFPAKTSFEEILKFKPDGVMLPNGPGDPGTMDYAIKTVKQIMDANIPTFGICMGNQLLGQAYGLKTYKMNNGHRGLNHPVKNTQNGICEITVQNHGFALKNEPNDMIEVTHINLNDNTIEGIKIKGKPAFSVQYHPESAPGPHDSHYLFDDFISLMNANKK
- the eno gene encoding phosphopyruvate hydratase, encoding MSQIVDIIARQILDSRGNPTIEADVITEDGCMGRAAVPSGASTGMHEAMELRDKDPSQYMGKGVLHAVKNVEDKIAGALVGMEVQEQRELDQVMIDLDGSENKSILGANAILAVSLASAKAAAQEVNLPLYRYLGGVNACTLPVPMMNILNGGSHADNSIDFQEFMIMPFGADTFSDALRMGVEVFHNLKSVLKENGYSTNVGDEGGFAPNIKSNEEAIETVLKAIEKAGYTPGEDIFIAMDAASSEFYIEEEGVYHFKKSTGHKLSSDEMVGFWSDWINKYPIISIEDGLWEDDWTGWSKLTQAIGKRVQLVGDDLFVTNVKRLQEGIDRNIANSILVKVNQIGSLTETIDAISLATRHSYTNIISHRSGETEDSFIADLAVAMNSGQIKTGSASRSDRMAKYNQLLRIEQELGTQAYFPGKKFRFLK
- a CDS encoding oligosaccharide flippase family protein, whose amino-acid sequence is MGVVIRQTFKASITNYIGVAFGFLNLVILMPLIFTGEQIGLIKMLTENTDMLVGFSSLGIYSSMYRYFHHFKDDPKGRMHGFDFWAALVPLVGFLVVCLITVVTKGWIIAYFSAKAAEFLEYYLLLLPLVFSQVFSTVFEVTASIEGRIVVPKFIKEVLMRILNAVAFLTYYFGWLSFNQSVWLLVISYFVPLVLIFIYSSSLRKIHLRPDFDFIRQNKPMVKDFFKYTALITIGSISGVLLTKIDMIMISAKMGLGFTGVYVIAFYMSTVIEIPRRSLAQILSGRISEQLKDSNYAAVELIYKKTSTVLYIAAVFLLLCILININNLYKIMPNGDQFNTGSTVIIILAISKAVELLTSMGQIILLYSRYYYVMFLMTIGTMIIGIFLNLWLIPLYGINGAAVATATTIIIQQIIIGVTLYTRLGIHSFTLTQLKTSLLVIAVLGLNYVLPTIDNAWLDASLRTFIAGGMFVWVLYKTKWSEEMNRVINNLIQRVKDRNFKHY
- a CDS encoding FkbM family methyltransferase — protein: MLRGFIVFFFGGLPKALIDTQYRKLFFLGLKLLLIPGNKFRVDGNQFIINDKLGFFWQFYEIFYREHYLFNEGKQLPQVILDCGANIGLSAFWFVKNFPNAQVHCFEPDSQVFDKLRHNLASFSNSQLTLYNEAVYIKDDTLNFIADGRDGGMLKEDSSHEQTVKVKAIDFKKFLNSFDCIDMLKIDIEGAEEQLIPHIKDELHKVQNIFIEYHQREVNGAFLSDILKILEEQGFHYHIEVPVKVKHPMTNKRIINGCYLQVNIFASKV
- a CDS encoding glycosyltransferase — protein: MKVLHINTNMGGGAGAAAIRIHKALYESGVDSHILFLKGKPPKHLPNAHTLQDFMPSLFVSFLDKLNRILNYRFQLGRQKCFFNSPRSLFRLHKLKFVQGFDIIQLHWVVKFVDIPSFFNKINKPVVWTMHDMNPFSGGLHYTTDFPEQDYQKLENKFRQIKAKSYLHTKIALVSPSVWLMDEAKKSGTFPGDTLFVNIKNPINLYKYTPSENNEPEPNVLFVAEKSSDKRKGVGYLYSAISLLGKDTFHYVVIGNPDKNCPSFVQQLGFVRSKTEMIHRYRTASVFVITSVEDNLPNTVVEAMACGVPVVGFDTGGIKDMIMHKKNGYLVPVKDFKELAEGIRYVLENRVTLSQSAREFAEQNFSYALIAQQYKDVYKLMIRGL